From Halodesulfovibrio aestuarii DSM 17919 = ATCC 29578, the proteins below share one genomic window:
- the cobT gene encoding nicotinate-nucleotide--dimethylbenzimidazole phosphoribosyltransferase, with product MVEPVSTYENTAENEALLRDLLQRIKPVSDTLRKAATHRLDNLTKPIGSLGKLEELAVRICCIQNKTLNITTDPLRIYAIAGDHGVNEEGVSVFTQDVTRQMVQNFCDGGAGINVLANTAGAELYVVDLASKGGSYPNHPTLIQCKIAQGTNNIAKAPAMNREMCLRALLIGAALANKALAEGCPAIGTGEMGVSNTTPSTALYCAYLNLLPQDITGAGGGLDPEGVTRKTSVIERALSLHSATIESEDPIDILAALGGYEIAALAGLILGGAANNQLVLLDGFIATAAYTAAWKLCPTVKDYAFFSHASAEAGHKQILAKLDIDALHDLGLRLGEGSGVPLALFLMRCACNTYNQMTTYSDADVEPPENL from the coding sequence ATGGTTGAACCAGTTTCAACCTACGAAAACACCGCAGAAAATGAAGCTCTGCTGCGTGATCTTCTACAACGAATCAAGCCGGTTTCTGACACACTGCGCAAAGCAGCAACCCACCGTCTTGATAATTTGACAAAGCCCATAGGCAGTCTTGGCAAATTAGAAGAACTAGCCGTACGCATATGCTGTATTCAAAATAAGACACTGAATATTACAACTGACCCGCTACGTATATACGCAATAGCAGGAGACCACGGCGTAAACGAAGAAGGCGTCTCAGTCTTCACGCAAGACGTTACACGTCAGATGGTGCAAAATTTTTGTGATGGTGGTGCAGGAATAAATGTTCTGGCAAACACTGCCGGTGCAGAACTCTACGTTGTCGACCTCGCTTCAAAAGGCGGGAGCTACCCAAATCATCCGACGCTCATCCAATGTAAGATTGCCCAAGGCACAAACAATATCGCAAAAGCACCAGCGATGAACCGCGAAATGTGCCTACGGGCGCTACTCATAGGTGCCGCTCTTGCAAACAAAGCGCTTGCTGAAGGATGCCCGGCTATAGGCACCGGAGAGATGGGGGTATCAAACACGACTCCGTCAACAGCTCTTTACTGCGCTTACCTGAATCTTCTCCCGCAAGATATTACTGGAGCAGGCGGCGGTCTCGACCCCGAAGGTGTTACACGTAAAACCAGTGTTATCGAACGCGCCCTCTCACTACATTCAGCCACAATAGAATCCGAAGATCCCATCGACATCCTCGCCGCCCTCGGCGGCTACGAAATAGCGGCCCTCGCAGGACTCATCCTCGGTGGTGCAGCAAACAACCAACTCGTACTTCTCGACGGCTTCATCGCAACAGCTGCATACACAGCAGCATGGAAACTCTGCCCAACTGTAAAAGACTACGCATTCTTCTCGCACGCATCAGCTGAGGCAGGACACAAACAAATTCTCGCAAAACTCGATATTGACGCACTCCATGACCTCGGCCTGCGACTCGGCGAAGGCAGCGGCGTGCCGCTTGCCCTCTTCCTCATGCGCTGTGCCTGCAACACCTATAATCAAATGACCACCTACAGCGACGCTGACGTAGAACCTCCTGAAAATCTGTAG
- a CDS encoding Na+/H+ antiporter NhaC family protein: protein MKLRHFLLLFSAVAILFVTAPAFAADSSKGAANSQIFGLWTLVPPLVAIILAFISRNVVLSLFLGVFSGAMMLETKGFDIYHGIIGSFHRVSNEILSSLADPWNAGIVLQCLAIGGLIAVVSKMGGTLAVAEALAKKAKGPRSAQFFTWVMGLVIFFDDYANSLTVGPIMRPVTDRMRVSREKLSFIIDATAAPIAGIALISTWVAYEVGLIKDGFEQIGIQMNAYGAFVETIPYRFYNIFILFFVLAGILLLREFGPMLKAEERARKHGKVIADNANPMASEETTQLEPGAHVVPSIWNAIIPIGILIVAAFLGFYFNGLSGIGNAEVLAKVNAAPYSFYAIRQCFGASDASVVLFQAALLAGIVAMAMGICKKIFSIEEAITTWILGIKSMNITAVILLLAWSLSGIIKELGTAMWLVSVLSDTLPAFLLPSIIFILGSIISFATGTSYGTMGILMPLAIPLAWAINPDQAYLLLNVGAVLTGAIFGDHCSPISDTTILSSMGSACDHIDHVRTQLTYAVSIGIVSILFGFLPAGLGLSPMITLPVGLAAVVGMLYLFGKRLPDAS from the coding sequence ATGAAACTTAGACATTTCTTGCTACTGTTTTCTGCAGTAGCAATTCTTTTTGTTACCGCACCAGCGTTTGCTGCTGATTCAAGCAAAGGTGCTGCTAACTCACAAATTTTTGGATTATGGACACTGGTTCCGCCGCTGGTAGCAATCATCCTTGCATTTATCAGCCGTAACGTTGTGTTGTCCTTGTTCCTTGGTGTATTCTCCGGTGCAATGATGCTGGAAACTAAAGGTTTCGACATTTACCACGGCATAATTGGTTCTTTCCACCGGGTTTCCAACGAAATCCTTAGTTCCTTAGCAGACCCATGGAACGCCGGTATCGTATTGCAGTGTCTTGCAATCGGTGGCCTTATTGCAGTTGTATCCAAAATGGGCGGTACTCTTGCAGTAGCAGAAGCACTTGCAAAAAAAGCAAAAGGGCCACGCAGTGCTCAGTTCTTCACCTGGGTGATGGGACTGGTTATCTTCTTTGATGACTACGCAAACTCATTGACCGTAGGCCCTATCATGCGTCCGGTAACTGACCGTATGCGTGTATCTCGCGAAAAATTATCATTCATCATTGATGCAACAGCAGCTCCTATTGCCGGTATCGCACTTATTTCCACTTGGGTTGCGTACGAAGTTGGTCTTATTAAAGACGGATTCGAACAGATCGGTATCCAGATGAATGCATATGGTGCATTCGTTGAAACCATTCCATACCGCTTCTACAACATCTTTATTCTGTTCTTCGTACTCGCAGGCATCTTGCTGCTGCGTGAATTCGGACCAATGCTGAAAGCTGAAGAACGTGCACGTAAGCACGGTAAAGTAATTGCCGACAATGCCAACCCAATGGCTTCCGAGGAAACAACTCAACTCGAACCGGGTGCACATGTTGTTCCTTCCATCTGGAATGCGATCATTCCAATCGGCATTCTTATTGTGGCAGCATTTCTTGGTTTCTACTTCAACGGCCTCAGCGGTATTGGTAACGCTGAAGTACTTGCAAAAGTAAACGCTGCTCCATACAGCTTCTATGCTATCCGTCAATGCTTCGGGGCTTCCGACGCCTCTGTAGTACTGTTTCAAGCTGCTTTGCTTGCGGGAATCGTTGCCATGGCAATGGGTATCTGCAAAAAAATCTTCAGCATCGAAGAAGCAATCACCACATGGATTCTGGGTATCAAATCCATGAACATCACAGCAGTTATCCTGCTTCTTGCTTGGTCTCTTTCCGGTATCATCAAAGAACTCGGCACTGCTATGTGGCTCGTAAGCGTGCTGTCTGATACGCTGCCAGCATTCCTGTTGCCTTCCATCATCTTTATTCTCGGTTCTATTATCTCCTTCGCGACAGGAACCTCATACGGCACAATGGGTATTCTCATGCCGTTGGCAATTCCACTCGCATGGGCAATTAACCCGGATCAGGCATACTTGCTCCTCAACGTAGGTGCAGTTCTTACCGGTGCTATCTTCGGTGACCATTGCTCACCTATCTCCGATACCACCATCCTGTCCTCCATGGGCTCCGCATGTGACCACATTGATCACGTACGTACTCAGCTTACGTATGCAGTAAGCATAGGTATCGTTTCCATTCTCTTTGGCTTCCTGCCAGCAGGTCTCGGTCTCTCCCCGATGATTACCCTGCCAGTCGGCCTTGCCGCTGTAGTCGGCATGCTCTACCTCTTCGGTAAGAGACTGCCGGACG
- a CDS encoding trypsin-like peptidase domain-containing protein has protein sequence MRRIFAIILIVILSSSMAFAQNNYTKLKNEGSVRITPVVSAVQKAAPAVVSISTDRIVERAVNPFANLLPRNPLLEQFFQRGQGRRKVKEQTLGSGVIIDSKKAIVLTNAHVIQGAAQINVTLLDGRMFTATLLGSDPDFDLAVLKLDKASDLPALPMAQSDDLMPGETVIAIGNPLGFSHTVTTGVVSALDRSIKTDNSTITDLIQIDAAINPGNSGGPLINLAGELVGINTAMLRQAANIGFSIPIDKARRAVLELLETGHIVPVWLGLSGQNLDENTAAWLQLSSTKGLLVTSVYDGTPAAKAGIKSGDTIVEINDNAVTDHRHYVQLLKNMTKGESVTLTYMRDGEPVTAALRTAPYSEALAAKQLQNRWGLTLRKGKTYLAVESVRQGSPAAKLGLQAGDLLVNISGKKITSMKALYQAFFTHRLDSSLILFVARDGKGYRVRMDI, from the coding sequence ATGCGCCGAATCTTCGCAATCATCCTTATAGTTATACTTAGTTCAAGTATGGCATTTGCCCAGAATAATTATACAAAATTAAAGAATGAAGGAAGCGTTCGCATAACTCCTGTGGTATCGGCAGTACAAAAAGCCGCGCCTGCTGTTGTAAGTATCAGTACAGACAGAATTGTTGAGCGTGCTGTGAATCCTTTTGCTAATTTATTGCCCCGTAATCCGTTGCTGGAACAATTTTTTCAACGAGGTCAGGGGCGCCGTAAGGTAAAAGAGCAAACTCTTGGCTCCGGTGTGATTATTGATTCCAAGAAAGCAATTGTATTAACGAATGCGCATGTTATTCAGGGTGCAGCGCAGATTAACGTAACCTTGCTTGATGGTCGTATGTTTACCGCAACCTTACTCGGGTCTGATCCGGATTTTGACCTTGCCGTCCTGAAACTTGATAAGGCATCAGATTTACCGGCGCTACCTATGGCACAGTCAGATGATCTGATGCCGGGTGAAACGGTGATCGCTATCGGTAATCCCCTTGGATTCAGCCATACGGTGACAACTGGCGTTGTTTCTGCACTGGATCGTTCTATTAAGACAGATAATTCAACGATTACAGATCTTATCCAGATTGATGCTGCGATTAACCCTGGAAACAGCGGGGGGCCGTTAATTAACCTTGCCGGTGAATTGGTAGGTATTAACACTGCAATGTTGCGCCAGGCTGCGAACATTGGCTTCTCCATTCCCATTGATAAGGCGCGCAGAGCTGTACTGGAGTTGTTGGAAACAGGGCATATTGTTCCGGTATGGTTAGGCCTTTCCGGTCAGAATCTTGATGAAAATACTGCCGCCTGGTTGCAATTGTCATCGACTAAGGGGTTGCTTGTCACTTCGGTGTATGACGGAACTCCTGCTGCAAAAGCCGGGATTAAGTCCGGTGATACCATCGTTGAAATAAATGACAATGCCGTGACGGACCACAGGCACTATGTGCAGTTGTTGAAAAATATGACAAAGGGTGAATCTGTAACTCTTACCTATATGCGTGATGGCGAGCCAGTAACGGCTGCATTGCGAACTGCCCCGTATTCTGAAGCACTTGCAGCCAAACAGTTGCAAAATCGCTGGGGTCTTACCCTGCGGAAGGGAAAAACGTATTTAGCTGTTGAATCGGTACGACAAGGTAGCCCCGCTGCAAAGCTGGGATTACAGGCGGGAGACCTGCTTGTGAACATCAGTGGTAAGAAAATAACAAGTATGAAAGCATTATATCAGGCGTTTTTTACGCACAGGCTTGATTCATCATTGATTCTTTTTGTTGCAAGAGATGGAAAAGGCTACCGTGTGCGTATGGATATATAA
- a CDS encoding YkgJ family cysteine cluster protein, with protein sequence MKLDFSEFFEQYEALVAEVDSVFNRVVDMHGDCVSCNSGCSDCCHALFDISLIEALYINHKFLEQFPFGEVRSNIVEAANTADRLIYKRKRQLYRDSMKGAEPRELLEAMAKERIRCPLLDNEDKCTMYDARPITCRLYGIPTNIGGKAHTCGLSKFEAGKPYPTVSLDIIQDRLAKISLDLCKAIKSNYKELPGVFVPVSMALITNYDEEYLGLKEPKKKGA encoded by the coding sequence ATGAAGCTTGATTTTTCTGAATTTTTTGAACAATACGAGGCACTTGTTGCTGAAGTAGATTCTGTTTTTAATCGTGTAGTCGACATGCACGGTGACTGTGTCAGCTGTAATTCCGGGTGTAGTGACTGTTGTCATGCACTGTTTGACATAAGCCTGATTGAAGCGTTGTACATAAATCACAAATTTCTTGAACAGTTCCCGTTTGGTGAAGTGCGTTCTAACATAGTAGAAGCTGCTAACACCGCGGACCGTTTGATCTATAAGCGTAAGCGCCAATTGTACCGCGACTCCATGAAAGGTGCCGAGCCTCGTGAACTGCTTGAGGCAATGGCTAAAGAACGCATCCGTTGTCCACTGCTGGACAACGAAGACAAATGTACCATGTATGATGCTCGTCCTATTACTTGCCGTCTGTATGGTATTCCTACCAATATCGGCGGCAAAGCACATACTTGCGGTCTTTCTAAATTTGAAGCCGGAAAGCCTTATCCTACTGTATCATTAGATATTATTCAGGATCGTCTTGCAAAAATCAGTCTTGATCTATGTAAGGCAATCAAATCTAACTACAAAGAGCTTCCGGGTGTATTTGTTCCTGTGTCAATGGCACTTATTACCAATTACGACGAAGAATATCTTGGCCTTAAAGAGCCAAAGAAGAAGGGCGCGTAA
- a CDS encoding DEAD/DEAH box helicase: MQEDKDIVAEYVDALRKSERLGDQVVYHKTLPDVDAQYAENRRPWAQAIKDMLAMQGITYLYAHQTLATDHIRAGRHVVVATPTASGKSLVYNLPVIERFLQDPDSRGLYLFPLKALAQDQLKTFQSLTAHWPKDARPEAAIYDGDTTPHFRKKIRTKPPTVLMTNPEMLHLSILPHHEQWIEFLASLQFIVVDEVHTYRGVMGSHMAQLFRRLLRVCKQYGISPTFIFCSATVGNPAELCENLTGIVPTVITESGAPQGKRHFVFMDPHQSPSSAAISLLKSALMRNMRTIVYTQSRKMTELISMWAGQKSGAFKDRISAYRAGFLPEERREIEQKMSSGELLAVISTSALELGIDIGALDLCILVGYPGSIMSTMQRGGRVGRKKQESAVVLVAGEDALDQYFMRHPKEFFSRPPESAVLNPHNPVILKRHLECAAAELTLRISEEWMQESEVVAATHELEQCGLLLRDAEGSTIFAAKKRPHRHVDLRGAGNTFHIESEDGTIIGSVDGVKAFKETHPGAVYLHKGQTWSITELDFGTRTAKAKKGRVNYYTRTRCNKSTEILEVLDQTIVWGTRLCFGKLRVTEIISGFEKRSVQGGKLLGITPLELPPLVFETEGIWFEVPLGVQRKVEDEFLHFMGAIHALEHAMIGILPILVLTDRNDLGGISTPMHAQVGKPAVFVYDGMEGGAGLTRHAFTMAQEIFERTLAAVRDCGCELGCPSCVHSPKCGSGNRPIDKVGSIFLLEEMVKGEFTPPADEIFDVEPLPQQLATSARIAPKVLKVEAEKNTNPATPDPEIQAEPQNIESSTRYAVLDIETQRSAQEVGGWHRADLMRVSVAVLYDSKEDKFIHYMEEDMPDLLEHLKDFDCIIGFNIIRFDYKVLSAYAEYNLKSLPTLDLLDEIRKRLNYRVSLDNLGSATLNAPKTADGLQALKWWKEGKIEEIATYCEADVRITRDIYLYGKEHGYLLFTNKAKQKVRVPIAW; this comes from the coding sequence ATGCAAGAGGATAAGGACATTGTAGCGGAATATGTAGACGCATTACGCAAGTCGGAACGTCTTGGCGATCAAGTGGTGTATCACAAAACCTTGCCGGATGTGGATGCGCAGTACGCTGAGAACCGTCGCCCATGGGCACAGGCCATCAAAGATATGCTTGCCATGCAGGGTATAACCTACCTGTATGCACACCAGACTCTCGCCACAGATCATATTCGGGCGGGTAGGCACGTTGTTGTGGCGACGCCGACGGCAAGCGGAAAAAGTCTGGTATACAACCTGCCCGTCATTGAACGTTTTTTACAAGACCCTGATTCACGCGGGTTGTATCTGTTTCCCCTGAAGGCACTGGCGCAGGATCAGTTAAAGACGTTCCAATCGCTTACTGCGCATTGGCCTAAAGACGCACGACCTGAAGCCGCAATTTATGATGGCGATACTACGCCCCATTTTCGAAAAAAAATTCGTACAAAACCACCTACCGTGCTGATGACGAATCCGGAGATGCTACATCTTTCCATCCTCCCGCACCACGAGCAATGGATTGAATTTCTTGCATCCCTGCAATTTATTGTTGTTGATGAAGTTCATACCTATCGCGGTGTTATGGGCTCACATATGGCACAACTTTTTCGCAGGTTGCTCCGTGTATGCAAACAGTACGGGATTTCTCCGACATTTATCTTTTGTTCTGCGACGGTTGGAAATCCTGCCGAGTTATGTGAGAACCTTACGGGCATTGTTCCGACGGTTATTACTGAAAGCGGTGCGCCGCAGGGGAAACGGCATTTTGTATTTATGGACCCGCATCAGAGTCCTTCTTCGGCAGCCATTTCTTTACTCAAATCTGCTTTGATGCGGAATATGCGAACTATTGTGTATACGCAGTCCCGAAAAATGACAGAGCTTATCAGCATGTGGGCTGGACAAAAATCCGGCGCTTTCAAGGATAGAATATCCGCATATCGGGCTGGTTTTCTGCCGGAAGAACGTAGAGAAATTGAGCAAAAAATGTCCAGTGGTGAACTGCTCGCTGTTATCTCAACAAGCGCTTTAGAGTTGGGTATCGACATTGGTGCGCTCGATTTATGTATTCTTGTAGGGTATCCGGGGTCTATTATGTCCACTATGCAGCGTGGTGGACGTGTAGGTCGAAAAAAACAGGAATCCGCAGTGGTGCTTGTGGCAGGTGAAGATGCGCTGGATCAATATTTCATGCGGCATCCTAAAGAATTTTTCTCACGTCCGCCAGAATCCGCTGTGTTGAATCCGCATAATCCTGTGATTTTAAAACGACATCTGGAATGTGCCGCAGCAGAACTTACCCTGCGCATATCCGAAGAATGGATGCAGGAGTCGGAAGTCGTTGCAGCAACGCATGAACTTGAACAGTGCGGATTACTTTTGCGTGATGCTGAAGGCTCAACGATTTTTGCAGCAAAAAAACGTCCGCATCGACATGTTGACCTTCGCGGTGCAGGAAACACTTTCCATATAGAATCAGAAGACGGCACGATTATCGGGAGTGTTGACGGCGTTAAAGCATTTAAAGAAACGCACCCCGGTGCCGTGTATCTGCATAAAGGCCAGACATGGTCAATTACAGAGCTTGATTTTGGTACTCGTACAGCAAAAGCAAAAAAAGGTCGTGTGAACTACTATACACGTACCCGTTGTAACAAGAGCACAGAGATCTTAGAAGTTCTTGATCAGACAATTGTATGGGGCACTCGGCTTTGTTTTGGAAAGCTTCGTGTTACAGAGATTATCAGCGGTTTTGAAAAACGCAGCGTGCAGGGTGGTAAGCTACTCGGTATTACTCCGCTTGAGCTTCCGCCCCTTGTTTTTGAAACAGAAGGCATCTGGTTCGAAGTGCCTCTGGGCGTACAGCGTAAAGTGGAAGACGAGTTTTTACACTTCATGGGTGCAATCCATGCCCTTGAACATGCTATGATTGGGATTCTGCCGATTCTTGTACTTACAGACCGCAACGATCTTGGCGGCATTTCTACCCCCATGCATGCTCAGGTCGGCAAACCCGCCGTCTTTGTTTACGACGGCATGGAAGGTGGCGCAGGTTTGACACGTCACGCGTTCACTATGGCGCAGGAAATTTTTGAACGAACTCTCGCGGCTGTCCGTGATTGTGGTTGTGAGCTCGGTTGCCCAAGCTGTGTGCATTCTCCAAAGTGTGGTTCCGGCAATCGCCCAATCGATAAAGTGGGCAGCATCTTTCTCCTTGAAGAGATGGTTAAGGGTGAGTTTACCCCTCCAGCAGACGAGATCTTTGATGTAGAGCCACTTCCGCAACAGCTCGCTACATCTGCACGCATTGCGCCGAAGGTGCTCAAGGTTGAAGCTGAAAAAAACACAAATCCAGCAACTCCTGATCCAGAAATCCAAGCGGAGCCCCAAAATATTGAGTCTTCGACTCGCTATGCAGTGCTCGACATTGAAACGCAACGCTCAGCGCAGGAAGTGGGAGGCTGGCATCGCGCTGATCTTATGCGCGTATCAGTCGCGGTGCTCTACGATTCCAAGGAAGACAAGTTTATCCATTATATGGAAGAAGACATGCCCGATCTGCTTGAACATCTTAAAGATTTTGACTGCATCATCGGGTTCAACATAATTCGCTTTGATTATAAGGTGCTCTCAGCCTATGCAGAGTACAATCTTAAATCGTTACCGACGCTTGATCTGCTTGATGAAATTCGCAAGCGGCTGAATTACCGTGTATCGTTGGACAATCTCGGTTCTGCAACGCTTAATGCGCCTAAAACTGCTGACGGTCTACAGGCGCTCAAGTGGTGGAAAGAAGGAAAAATTGAAGAAATCGCAACCTATTGCGAGGCAGACGTGCGCATTACCCGCGATATCTATCTCTACGGTAAAGAGCATGGCTATCTGCTCTTTACCAACAAGGCAAAGCAAAAGGTACGCGTGCCTATTGCATGGTAG
- a CDS encoding ferredoxin yields the protein MGYNVTVDKDKCTGDAECVDVCPVEVFEMQDGKAEPANADECLGCESCVEVCEADAITVEEM from the coding sequence ATGGGTTACAACGTTACTGTTGATAAAGACAAATGTACAGGCGACGCAGAATGCGTAGACGTATGTCCAGTTGAAGTTTTCGAAATGCAGGACGGCAAAGCAGAGCCAGCAAACGCAGACGAATGTCTCGGTTGTGAATCCTGTGTTGAAGTTTGTGAAGCAGACGCAATCACTGTTGAAGAAATGTAA
- the ftsE gene encoding cell division ATP-binding protein FtsE: protein MLNVTNLSHNFGPYWALKNCSFSLKKGEFLFLTGSSGAGKTTLLRLLYASLPVMRGNVNVAGYNLKSLPARQIPNLRRQVSVVFQDFKILPYRTVFQNVAMALEVRGLSNIHIDRRVRAVVRGLGLESSINMLCGELSGGEQQRVAVARSIVVNPKILLADEPTGNLDEDLAARMMDIFKKFHMHGTTVVLATHSSNIVRMHPEARQLRLEHGKITAANWRGAEIFSDSIAEEHL from the coding sequence TTGCTTAACGTTACAAACCTATCGCATAATTTCGGGCCGTACTGGGCATTGAAAAACTGTTCTTTTTCATTGAAGAAGGGGGAATTTCTTTTTCTAACGGGCTCATCCGGTGCCGGCAAAACAACGTTGCTGCGTTTGTTATATGCTTCGCTTCCGGTTATGCGCGGTAATGTAAATGTTGCGGGGTACAATTTAAAGTCGTTACCCGCGCGGCAGATTCCCAACCTGCGCCGGCAGGTAAGTGTTGTTTTTCAGGATTTTAAAATTCTGCCTTACCGTACCGTTTTTCAGAATGTGGCTATGGCTCTTGAGGTTCGAGGGCTCAGCAATATTCATATTGATAGACGGGTACGCGCTGTTGTGCGCGGTTTAGGGCTTGAGTCAAGCATTAATATGCTGTGCGGAGAGCTGTCCGGTGGTGAGCAGCAACGGGTAGCTGTTGCCCGCTCCATTGTGGTAAACCCGAAGATTCTTCTTGCTGATGAACCTACAGGGAATCTGGATGAAGATCTGGCAGCACGTATGATGGATATTTTTAAAAAATTCCACATGCATGGAACAACCGTTGTGCTTGCAACACACAGCAGCAATATTGTGCGAATGCATCCTGAAGCACGTCAGCTCCGGTTGGAGCATGGGAAAATTACTGCCGCGAATTGGCGCGGAGCGGAAATCTTTTCTGATAGCATCGCGGAGGAACACTTATAA
- a CDS encoding tetratricopeptide repeat protein, whose amino-acid sequence MTTKDFASIEEYIAFLRKEIDENPECANHHYNLGVALLSARDWSGAEAAFLECVRNSSRFAEAYVQLGGICMQRNDLEGCMQYNKEAAQCRAKFPVPWANMAFVHLQQGNAEEAIKCAMKALKWDADFVQAQATIASAHYMLGELDESEKVSKKAIASYPAFAPAYNNLALVALERGDFAVAIENVDKAVELGFEVDPNFLAELAPHREA is encoded by the coding sequence ATGACGACTAAAGATTTCGCAAGTATCGAAGAATATATTGCATTTTTACGTAAAGAGATTGATGAGAACCCGGAGTGTGCTAACCACCATTACAACCTTGGTGTAGCACTTCTTTCCGCTCGTGACTGGAGTGGTGCAGAGGCTGCATTTCTTGAGTGTGTGCGTAACTCCAGCCGTTTCGCTGAAGCATACGTACAGCTTGGCGGTATCTGTATGCAGCGCAATGATCTTGAAGGTTGTATGCAGTACAACAAAGAAGCTGCACAGTGTCGCGCTAAGTTCCCTGTGCCTTGGGCAAACATGGCATTTGTTCACCTTCAGCAGGGTAATGCTGAAGAAGCAATTAAATGCGCTATGAAAGCCCTTAAATGGGATGCTGACTTTGTTCAGGCTCAGGCTACTATTGCTTCTGCACACTATATGCTCGGCGAACTTGATGAGAGCGAAAAAGTTTCTAAAAAAGCTATTGCCAGCTATCCTGCATTTGCACCTGCATATAACAACCTCGCCCTCGTTGCTCTTGAGCGTGGCGACTTTGCAGTTGCAATTGAAAACGTAGATAAAGCTGTTGAACTCGGCTTCGAAGTTGATCCTAACTTCCTCGCTGAACTTGCTCCGCACCGCGAAGCATAA